Proteins from a single region of Candidatus Omnitrophota bacterium:
- a CDS encoding prepilin-type N-terminal cleavage/methylation domain-containing protein → MRHISKGFSLVELTMVMVIIGVLAAVAVPMMRGMIIKAKLTDVYETIILLRIAQEKYYINNGKYFVTTWWTVPTNAGDVSTSEIRDILGVDIYSSANSREFTYCLSSATDGWIYGSRWNGGNIKGLCYYIAAYKKWYKTGNPDEWQAYLPMKCES, encoded by the coding sequence ATGAGGCATATCTCAAAAGGTTTTTCATTGGTAGAACTTACAATGGTCATGGTAATTATCGGCGTCCTTGCCGCAGTAGCAGTCCCGATGATGCGGGGCATGATAATAAAAGCTAAGCTGACAGATGTGTATGAAACGATAATACTTCTTAGGATTGCTCAGGAGAAGTATTATATAAACAATGGAAAATATTTTGTGACAACATGGTGGACTGTCCCCACAAATGCCGGAGATGTTTCTACCTCGGAGATTAGAGATATTTTGGGGGTCGATATCTATAGTAGCGCTAATTCAAGGGAGTTTACATACTGCCTATCATCAGCTACTGATGGTTGGATTTATGGTTCACGATGGAATGGCGGCAACATAAAAGGGTTATGTTATTATATAGCCGCGTATAAGAAATGGTATAAAACGGGCAATCCGGACGAGTGGCAGGCATATTTACCGATGAAGTGTGAAAGTTAG
- a CDS encoding prepilin-type N-terminal cleavage/methylation domain-containing protein, which translates to MRCDLKGFTLIELLVVVVIIGILSSIAVPMLRGVVIKAKLTDMYTTMIALKTAQEKYYIDSGKYFVATGWTNPATGDIVTAEIKNNLGVDVYANANLEFTYYLTSATEGWIYGAKWNAGNIRGLCHYIAMYKKWYKTWSPDEWQAYLPMKCES; encoded by the coding sequence ATGAGATGCGATCTAAAAGGTTTTACGCTGATAGAGCTTTTAGTAGTCGTGGTAATAATCGGGATACTCTCCTCGATAGCAGTTCCGATGTTGCGCGGAGTAGTGATAAAAGCTAAGCTGACTGATATGTATACAACAATGATAGCTCTCAAAACCGCACAAGAGAAGTATTATATAGATAGTGGAAAATATTTTGTGGCAACAGGGTGGACAAATCCCGCGACAGGAGATATCGTGACTGCGGAGATTAAGAATAATCTCGGAGTAGATGTTTATGCTAACGCCAATTTAGAGTTTACATACTATCTCACTTCAGCTACTGAGGGCTGGATTTACGGCGCTAAATGGAATGCGGGTAATATAAGGGGATTATGTCATTATATAGCCATGTATAAAAAATGGTATAAAACATGGTCTCCAGATGAGTGGCAGGCATATTTACCGATGAAGTGTGAAAGTTAG